One window from the genome of Nicotiana tomentosiformis chromosome 5, ASM39032v3, whole genome shotgun sequence encodes:
- the LOC104103719 gene encoding glycosyltransferase BC10, translating into MLNAPLVLSFVLLLSFPLLFLFAPRVLPHKHSDKISFPDEIDDLALFRRATLNSIHKRGGRGGVRAVSRLGTTNPRRKIAFLFLTNTDLHFAPLWERFFAGHEDSFNIYVHADPSSKVASPGGVFNGRFIAGKRTQRASPSLISAARRLLATAILDDSSNSYFALVSQQCIPLHSFNFVYNSLFLSTQFPAHRSFIEILSGEPQLWDRYIARGENVMLPEVPFDRFRVGSQFFVLTRKHAQLVIKDRRLWRKFKLPCLNKDSCYPEEHYFPTLLSMEDPDGCTHYTLTRVNWTGSVGGHPHTYNPLEISPELIYKLREPLNRVHWTGSVDGHPDAYDPPQISQELRESNNMYSHWFARKFSPDCLKPLMDIADKVIFRE; encoded by the coding sequence ATGTTGAACGCACCTTTAGtactttcttttgtacttttatTATCTTTTCCACTGCTTTTTCTCTTCGCCCCACGAGTTCTCCCACACAAACACTCCGATAAAatctccttccccgatgagatcGACGACCTCGCTCTCTTCCGCCGCGCAACCCTTAATTCCATTCACAAACGCGGTGGCAGAGGCGGAGTTAGGGCTGTCTCCCGCCTTGGCACCACTAATCCCCGCCGCAAAATCGCATTTCTCTTCCTCACTAATACCGATCTCCATTTCGCGCCTCTTTGGGAACGGTTCTTCGCCGGCCACGAAGATTCGTTTAATATTTATGTTCATGCGGATCCTTCTAGTAAGGTCGCTTCTCCCGGAGGTGTTTTTAACGGCCGTTTTATTGCCGGGAAGAGAACCCAACGCGCCTCCCCTTCACTCATCTCCGCCGCTCGCCGCCTCCTAGCCACTGCTATCCTAGACGACTCCTCAAATTCCTATTTTGCCCTCGTTTCTCAACAGTGCATTCCTCTCCACTCGTTCAACTTCGTTTACAATTCTCTCTTCTTATCGACTCAGTTCCCGGCTCACCGGAGCTTCATCGAAATACTCTCGGGCGAGCCACAGTTGTGGGACCGGTACATCGCCAGAGGGGAAAACGTGATGCTACCAGAAGTGCCATTCGACCGGTTTCGGGTCGGGTCACAGTTCTTCGTATTGACCCGAAAGCATGCACAGTTAGTGATTAAGGACAGGAGGTTATGGAGGAAGTTTAAACTGCCGTGTTTGAACAAGGATTCGTGTTATCCTGAAGAGCATTATTTTCCGACCCTGTTGTCGATGGAGGATCCGGATGGGTGTACCCATTACACTCTTACTCGTGTTAACTGGACGGGTAGTGTGGGTGGGCACCCACATACTTATAACCCGCTCGAGATCTCACCGGAGCTTATTTACAAGCTCCGGGAACCTCTTAATAGAGTCCACTGGACGGGCAGTGTGGATGGACACCCGGATGCTTATGACCCGCCCCAGATCTCACAGGAGCTCCGGGAATCAAATAATATGTATTCACACTGGTTTGCAAGAAAATTTTCGCCGGATTGTTTGAAGCCGTTGATGGATATAGCGGATAAGGTCATTTTCCGGGAGTAA
- the LOC138893055 gene encoding uncharacterized protein: MVGRPTVIGAADYSHVAFDKARLGLVVVRFLDWGCVVAGLVYTVGLERRVIASASLQLKPLERNYHVHDLELDAIVHALKILRHYLYGANVVVDALSRKAECLGSLTFILAEDRPLAFDIQSLDNKLVRLDIKEPSQVLAYVIAQSSLLEQIKTRQFDDLHLLALREMVLQGSAKEVTIGEDGVLRLRGHLFVPNVDDLRERILEEAHSSRYSIHPGATKMYCDMRQHYWWWWMKKDVVEY, encoded by the exons ATGGTTGGTAGGCCAACTGTTATTGGTGCTGCTGATTATAGCCATgttgcctttgataaggcacgACTTGGCCTTGTGGTCGTGCGCTTCCTGGATTGGGGTTGTGTTGTTGCTGGTTTGGTCTATACTGTTGGTTTG gagaggCGAGTCATTGCATCTGCTTCACTTCAGCTGAAGCCCCTTGAGAGGAATTATCatgtacacgatttggagttggacgcgattgttcatgctcttaagatcttgaggcattacctttatggg gcgaatgtagtcgtggatgccttgagcagaaaggcagagtgTCTGGGTAGCTTGACATTCATTTTAGCAGAGGATCGACCACTAGCCTTCgacattcagtccttggataacaaacttgtgaggttggatattaaagagcccagccaagttcttgcatATGTTATTGCCCAGTCTTCACTGTTGGAGCAGATCAAgactcgacagtttgatgatctgcACTTGTTGGCCCTCAGAGAGATGGTACTACAgggtagtgccaaggaggttactatcggcgaggatggtgttctgcgactccggGGTCATCTAtttgttcctaatgtcgatgacttgagggagaggattctagaggaagcacacagttctcggtattccattcatccaggtgctacgaagatgtattgtgacatgaggcaacactattggtggtggTGGATGAAGAAAGATGTAGTCGAGTATTAA